A window from Primulina huaijiensis isolate GDHJ02 chromosome 11, ASM1229523v2, whole genome shotgun sequence encodes these proteins:
- the LOC140987560 gene encoding two-pore potassium channel 1-like: MASDGETSASTALLSHKPPIDLKAGAKGRRFRRSKSAPLTEFVPGEIDCTPEPLPRSDSYLYSINPSFRRVIIYLVFYLAIGTLCFSFVMSTIIGVKTNGVLDSVYFCIVTMTTVGYGDLVPNSASTKLLACAFVFTGMALLGLTISKGADYLVERQEVLLIKAMHLRRKLGPSDILKEMENNRVRYKCFMMLSILIVLIIVGTVFLVTVEKFSTIDAFYCVCSTITTLGYGDKSFSTKAGRIFGIFWILTSTISLAQFLCYIAELNTEGRRKALVKWVLTKRMTNVDLEAADIDNDGTVDAAEFTIYKLKEMGKISEEDINLLLEEFDNLDVDQSGTISTRDLTLAQLA, from the exons ATGGCCAGTGACGGTGAAACGTCCGCATCAACAGCATTGTTAAGTCATAAGCCTCCGATCGATCTAAAAGCTGGTGCTAAGGGAAGGAGATTTCGTCGAAGCAAAAGCGCTCCTTTGACTGAATTTGTTCCTGGGGAAATCGATTGCACGCCGGAGCCACTTCCACGTTCTGATTCGTATTTATATAGCATAAATCCCAGTTTTAGAAGAGTGATCATTTACCTTGTATTTTACTTGGCTATCGGTACCCTATGCTTTAGCTTTGTTATGAGCACGATCATCGGCGTGAAAACAAATGGTGTTCTTGATTCTGTTTATTTTTGCATAGTGACCATGACCACTGTTGGATATGGAGACCTTGTGCCTAACAGTGCCTCCACAAAACTTCTTGCTTGTGCTTTTGTCTTCACGGGGATGGCTTTATTAGGTCTAACAATAAGCAAAGGAGCAGACTACTTAGTAGAAAGGCAAGAGGTATTGCTTATTAAGGCAATGCATCTCAGGAGAAAACTAGGTCCGAGTGACATTCTTAAGGAGATGGAGAACAACAGGGTTCGATACAAGTGCTTTATGATGTTGTCCATCCTCATTGTCCTTATTATTGTTGGCACAGTCTTTCTGGTTACTGTCGAGAAATTCAGCACCATCGATGCGTTTTATTGTGTTTGCTCTACAATTACAACATTGGGTTATGGAGACAAAAGCTTCTCAACAAAGGCCGGGCGTATTTTCGGTATATTTTGGATTTTGACAAGTACCATTTCTTTGGCTCAGTTCTTGTGTTACATTGCGGAGCTCAACACAGAGGGAAGACGGAAAGCACTGGTTAAATGGGTTCTCACCAAGAGGATGACAAATGTGGATTTGGAAGCGGCTGATATTGACAACGATGGGACTGTGGA TGCTGCTGAATTCACCATCTATAAGCTGAAAGAGATGGGGAAGATCAGTGAAGAGGATATTAACCTTCTGCTAGAAGAGTTTGACAACCTTGATGTCGATCAGTCTGGAACCATTTCTACGCGTGATTTAACTCTCGCCCAGTTAGCTTAA
- the LOC140987561 gene encoding uncharacterized protein: MDPSSVQTTPAIEEDEWDTDGFVIPSLGIDVLDRVTVSPAVEDSQQSAQQPRKEENIYLGPHGAPPSQAKQQERNFSGNRQRFKQKLKEADKRYSGTGRENKVDNLRELVGSTGKMPVIASKSPRDWLDPHCHESQFESRRPR; encoded by the exons ATGGACCCGTCTTCAGTGCAGACCACTCCTGCTATTGAAGAAGATGAGTGGG ACACTGATGGGTTTGTGATTCCAAGCTTGGGAATTGATGTCCTTGATAGAGTAACCGTTTCTCCAGCAGTAGAAGACTCTCAGCAGTCAGCTCAG CAACCTAGAAAAGAAGAGAATATTTACCTTGGACCCCACGGAGCTCCTCCATCTCAGGCAAAACAGCAAGAGCGAAATTTCTCTGGCAACAGGCAGAGGTTTAAGCAGAAACTCAAGGAAGCGGATAAGAGATACAGTGGTACTGGGCGTGAGAATAAAGTTGACAACTTAAGGGAGCTTGTGGGCAGTACGGGAAAAATGCCCGTGATTGCATCCAAGAGTCCCAGGGATTGGCTTGACCCCCATTGTCATGAGTCCCAGTTTGAGAGTCGACGCCCTCGTTAG
- the LOC140987119 gene encoding zinc transporter 11: protein MSRLYLFLSLLCIIFLSAAAHGGDADSDSDSVSPSEKPNLRSRSLILVKIWCLILVFVGTFAGGMSPYFMKWNEGFLVIGTQFAGGVFLGTALMHFLSDSNSTFEDLTSKEYPFAFMLASSGYLLTMAADFVVSYVYGKNDAGSAHVDVELQANTRDVKGHDNGIPLHSNSHLQSHATKASLPSATSLGDSVLLIVALCFHSVFEGIAIGVAETEADAWRALWTVCLHKIFAAIAMGIALLKMIPDRPLLSCAAYAFAFAISSPIGVAIGIIIDATTQGSVADWIYAISMGLACGVFVYVAINHLLAKGYNPQKLVSVNTPFFKFLAVLFGIGIIAVVMIWDT from the exons ATGTCGCGGCTTTATCTTTTCCTTTCTCTGCTTTGCATCATTTTCCTCTCTGCCGCCGCCCACGGCGGAGATGCTGACTCTGACTCCGACTCTGTCTCGCCGTCGGAGAAGCCCAATCTCAGGTCCCGATCCCTGATACTCGTCAAAATATGGTGCTTGATTCTGGTGTTTGTGGGGACTTTTGCGGGGGGTATGTCCCCCTATTTCATGAAGTGGAACGAGGGTTTCTTGGTGATTGGCACGCAGTTTGCGGGTGGGGTGTTTCTGGGAACAGCACTGATGCATTTCTTGAGTGATTCTAATTCCACTTTTGAGGATTTGACGAGTAAAGAGTACCCCTTCGCGTTTATGCTGGCGAGTAGTGGATATTTGCTCACTATGGCGGCTGATTTCGTTGTTTCTTATGTGTATGGAAAGAATGATGCAGGTTCTGCTCATGTTGATGTCGAGCTTCAAG CAAATACTCGAGACGTTAAAGGCCACGATAATGGAATACCGTTGCATTCGAATTCACATTTACAG AGTCATGCCACAAAAGCTTCACTTCCAAGCGCCACGTCTCTTGGTGACAGCGTCTTGTTGATTGTTGCCCTTTGTTTCCATTCGGTGTTTGAGGGCATTGCGATCGGAGTGGCAGAAACCGAGGCAGATGCTTGGCGAGCTCTGTGGACTGTCTGTTTACACAAGATATTTGCTGCCATTGCTATGGGGATAGCTCTTCTCAAAATGATTCCAGATCGTCCTCTCTTATCATGTGCAGCTTATGCCTTTGCATTCGCCATATCATCACCAATTGGTGTAGCTATTGGCATTATAATTGATGCCACGACACAGGGTTCTGTGGCTGATTGGATATATGCAATATCAATGGGTTTGGCTTGTGGGGTGTTTGTCTATGTGGCCATTAATCACCTACTTGCTAAAGGCTACAATCCTCAGAAGTTGGTTTCAGTCAACACACCATTTTTCAAGTTTCTTGCTGTTTTGTTCGGTATTGGCATAATTGCAGTTGTAATGATATGGGATACCTAG
- the LOC140987557 gene encoding cysteine synthase 2: MNCDMFWAQFINPAATMVSPPVRTAGVAATTVSVIAFLSYILINNRRARSRRNTIKRRSGVVAAIGNTPLIRINSLSDATGCEILGKAEFLNPGGSVKDRVAVKIFEEALESGELSPGGVITEGSAGSTAISLATVAPAYGCKCHVVVPDDAAIEKSQILEALGATVERVRPVSITHREHYVNIARRRALEANGLASEHQNSRQTSKQINQVENGVLVQGKQSSTSLVDSKGGGFFADQFENLANFRAHHEGTGPEIWEQVGGHLDAFVAAAGTGGTLAGVSRFLKEKKPSIKCFLIDPPGSGLFNKVTRGVIYTREEAEGRRLKHPFDTITEGIGINRLTENFKMAALDGAFQGSDMEAVEMSRYLLKNDGLFLGSSSAMNCVGAVKVALELGRGHTIVTILCDSGMRHLSKFHNAHYLSQYNLTPSATGLEFLGL; this comes from the exons ATGAACTGTGATATGTTTTGGGCCCAATTCATAAATCCGGCCGCTACTATGGTGTCTCCTCCTGTTAGAACCGCCGGCGTCGCCGCTACTACAGTCTCAGTAATTGCCTTCCTCTCCTACATTCTTATCAACAACAGAAGGGCTCGTTCGCGTAGGAACACAATAAAGCGGAGAAGTGGGGTTGTTGCTGCCATTGGCAACACTCCTCTGATTAGGATCAACAGTCTCTCCGACGCCACCGGATGTGAG ATTCTTGGAAAAGCAGAGTTCTTGAATCCCGGTGGCAGCGTGAAAGACAGAGTGGCAGTCAAAATCTTTGAAGAG GCCCTAGAATCTGGAGAACTCTCTCCTGGAGGAGTAATTACAGAAGGCAGTGCTGGAAGCACGGCTATTAGTCTTGCGACAGTGGCTCCAGCTTATGGATGCAAGTGCCATGTAGTTGTTCCAGATGATGCTGCTATTGAGAAG TCACAAATTTTAGAAGCACTTGGTGCCACCGTTGAAAGAGTTAGACCTGTTTCAATCACTCACAGAGAACACTATGTCAATATTGCACGGAGAAGGGCACTTGAGGCTAATGGACTAGCATCAGAGCACCAAAATTCTAGGCAAACTAGCAAACAAATAAATCAAGTTGAGAATGGTGTATTGGTCCAGGGAAAACAGAGTTCGACAAGCTTAGTTGACAGCAAGGGTGGTGGCTTCTTTGCAGATCAATTTGAGAACCTAGCAAATTTTAGAGCCCACCATGAGGGCACTGGACCTGAGATTTGGGAACAGGTTGGTGGGCATTTGGATGCATTTGTTGCAGCTGCTGGCACAGGGGGCACTTTAGCTGGAGTTTCTCGGTTTCTTAAG GAGAAGAAACCATCTATCAAATGCTTTTTGATTGACCCTCCTGGCTCTGGTCTGTTCAATAAGGTGACCAGAGGAGTGATATACACAAGAGAGGAGGCTGAAGGACGGAGGTTAAAACACCCGTTTGATACAATCACGGAGGGAATTGGGATCAACAGATTgacagaaaattttaaaatggctGCACTTGACGGAGCTTTCCAGGGCTCTGATATGGAAGCTGTTGAAATGTCTAG GTATTTATTGAAGAACGATGGCCTCTTTCTCGGGAGTTCTTCAGCCATGAATTGCGTTGGAGCTGTCAAAGTGGCACTAGAACTGGGCCGTGGCCACACGATTGTTACAATTTTATGTGACAGCGGGATGAGGCACTTGAGTAAGTTTCACAACGCCCATTATTTGTCCCAATATAACCTGACACCTTCAGCAACTGGATTGGAGTTCCTCGGTCTCTAA